A region from the Riemerella anatipestifer genome encodes:
- the murI gene encoding glutamate racemase: protein MLVDNLSPQQPIGVFDSGVGGLTVAKEIKRQMPHENIIYFGDTKHLPYGDKSKEAIVRFSEKIAEFLLEQNCKAIVIACNSATANALKEVKELVGDRAIVFDVVNPVAEKIAYEIHTNVGVIATKATVNAGIYKKSIRRFNKFIKVDELATPLLVPAIEEGFKNHPITHSILYHYLSNSKLKNIETLILGCTHYPLLLEEIKQYYGSRVRVIDSPSIVANYIKISLEKHHLLNSEQKTTEMKFYLSDLTKNFEKISKKFFGKSIDLELKVL, encoded by the coding sequence ATGTTGGTAGATAACCTCTCTCCTCAGCAACCTATAGGCGTGTTTGATTCTGGTGTGGGAGGACTTACTGTAGCCAAAGAAATCAAAAGGCAAATGCCTCACGAAAATATCATTTATTTTGGGGATACCAAACATTTACCTTATGGAGATAAATCTAAAGAAGCTATCGTTAGATTTTCAGAAAAAATAGCTGAGTTTTTACTAGAGCAAAACTGTAAAGCCATTGTAATCGCTTGTAATTCTGCTACGGCTAATGCACTGAAAGAGGTTAAAGAATTGGTAGGGGATAGAGCTATTGTTTTTGATGTGGTTAATCCTGTTGCAGAGAAAATAGCTTATGAAATCCATACTAATGTGGGTGTTATAGCAACTAAAGCTACTGTAAATGCAGGGATTTATAAGAAAAGTATCAGACGCTTTAATAAATTTATCAAGGTAGATGAACTAGCCACACCACTTTTAGTTCCAGCAATAGAAGAAGGTTTTAAGAATCACCCTATTACTCATTCTATTTTGTATCATTATTTGAGTAATAGTAAGCTAAAGAACATTGAAACACTGATTTTAGGGTGTACACACTATCCACTATTATTAGAGGAAATTAAGCAATATTATGGCAGTAGAGTAAGAGTGATTGATTCGCCTAGTATTGTGGCTAATTACATTAAAATCTCTTTAGAAAAACACCACTTACTTAATTCTGAACAGAAAACAACAGAGATGAAGTTTTACCTTTCTGATTTAACCAAAAACTTTGAAAAAATATCTAAAAAGTTTTTTGGGAAGAGTATAGATTTAGAACTTAAAGTACTTTAA
- the lpdA gene encoding dihydrolipoyl dehydrogenase translates to MNYDIIVIGSGPGGYVTAIRAAQLGFKTAIVEKENLGGICLNWGCIPTKALLKSAQVFKYINHAEDFGLNKVEASFEFPNVIQRSRGVASKMSKGIEFLMKKNKIDVIFGTAKVQKGKKVLVEKDGATKEYSAEHIILATGARSRELPNLPQDGKKVIGYRQALSLPEQPKSMIVVGSGAIGVEFAYFYATMGTKVTIVEFMPNIVPVEDEEVSKHLEKSLKKAGIEVMTNASVESVDTSGNGVKANVKTAKGNVTLEADVVLSAVGITANIENIGLEEVGIKTDKGRVLVNEWYQTSVPGYYAIGDIIPTQALAHVASAEGITCVEKIKGLHTETIDYGNIPGCTYCLPEIASVGLTEKQAKEKGYDIKVGKFPFSASGKATANGDTDGFVKVIFDAKYGEWLGCHMIGNGVTEMIAEAVVARKLETTGHEILKSVHPHPTLSEAVMEAVAAAYGEVIHI, encoded by the coding sequence ATGAATTACGATATTATAGTTATAGGGAGTGGTCCTGGTGGTTATGTAACAGCCATTAGAGCAGCACAATTAGGTTTCAAAACAGCTATTGTAGAAAAGGAAAACTTAGGAGGTATCTGCCTTAACTGGGGGTGTATTCCTACAAAGGCATTATTGAAATCTGCACAAGTGTTTAAGTATATCAACCATGCAGAAGATTTCGGTCTTAATAAAGTAGAAGCTAGTTTTGAATTTCCTAATGTAATTCAGAGAAGTCGTGGTGTAGCGAGTAAGATGAGCAAAGGGATTGAATTCCTTATGAAAAAGAATAAGATAGATGTTATATTCGGTACTGCTAAAGTTCAAAAAGGTAAAAAAGTTTTAGTGGAAAAAGATGGTGCTACAAAAGAATATTCTGCAGAGCACATCATCTTGGCAACAGGAGCTCGTTCTAGAGAGCTTCCAAACCTTCCTCAAGACGGCAAAAAAGTAATTGGGTATAGACAAGCACTTTCTTTACCAGAACAGCCTAAATCTATGATAGTGGTAGGTTCTGGGGCTATCGGAGTAGAGTTTGCATATTTCTACGCTACTATGGGGACTAAAGTAACTATTGTAGAGTTTATGCCAAACATCGTACCTGTGGAGGACGAGGAGGTTTCTAAACATTTAGAAAAATCTCTTAAGAAAGCGGGTATAGAGGTAATGACTAACGCTTCTGTAGAGTCTGTGGATACTTCTGGTAACGGTGTTAAAGCTAATGTAAAAACAGCTAAAGGTAACGTAACATTAGAGGCTGATGTGGTACTTTCAGCAGTTGGTATTACAGCTAATATTGAAAACATAGGACTAGAAGAAGTTGGAATTAAAACAGATAAAGGTAGAGTTTTAGTAAATGAATGGTATCAAACTTCAGTGCCAGGTTATTATGCGATAGGAGATATTATTCCTACTCAAGCCTTGGCTCATGTGGCTTCTGCGGAAGGAATCACTTGTGTGGAAAAAATCAAAGGGCTACATACAGAAACTATAGACTATGGTAATATTCCAGGGTGTACATACTGCCTTCCTGAAATAGCATCAGTTGGTCTTACCGAAAAACAAGCCAAAGAGAAAGGCTATGATATCAAGGTAGGGAAATTCCCATTCTCAGCTAGTGGAAAAGCGACTGCAAACGGAGATACAGATGGTTTTGTAAAAGTAATTTTTGATGCTAAATATGGTGAGTGGTTAGGCTGTCATATGATAGGTAATGGCGTTACCGAAATGATAGCAGAGGCCGTAGTTGCTAGAAAATTAGAAACTACAGGGCATGAGATTTTGAAATCTGTTCACCCACACCCTACATTGTCAGAAGCGGTTATGGAGGCTGTAGCAGCGGCTTATGGTGAGGTAATACATATTTAA
- a CDS encoding ABC transporter permease — translation MKNIIIITKREFLTQVKKKSFIVLTLLAPILMIVFGAVIGLMFKANETEYQFSVIDKSGVFENRMKAPQDVSLVYASPNTEASLKEGLKTSEAIDGVLIIPPMQEQDYEALQNQAQLLVNKKIGFDVRKALASSMSEVIKKEKIKVLGITETQVNDLDKSFELKTTNVLDNHQQDDSLAFGVKSGLSMLLMYATFMFILIYGVRVMRSVLEEKNNRVVEIIISSVKPFDLMMGKILGVTLVALTQFVIWIGMAVTAAVFFNQSFSPMSTGNTLEQMENIQEVVAHISHTLLELNYGLIIGVFLVFFLLGYIFYSSIYAAIGSAVDNDTETQQFTLFVTIPLMLGLYGSISIMNNPDGPMGFWLSMIPLTSPVAMIARIPFGVSIWELVLSVALLFITTLLMVFIAAKIYRVGILMHGNKATLKELWKWIRHS, via the coding sequence ATGAAAAATATTATTATCATAACCAAAAGAGAATTTCTTACTCAGGTTAAAAAGAAATCTTTTATTGTACTCACTTTGCTAGCTCCAATTTTAATGATAGTTTTCGGGGCTGTTATAGGATTGATGTTTAAAGCTAACGAAACGGAATATCAGTTTTCTGTCATAGATAAAAGTGGGGTGTTTGAAAACCGAATGAAAGCTCCACAAGATGTTTCCCTTGTGTATGCATCTCCTAACACCGAGGCATCTTTGAAGGAAGGATTAAAGACTTCTGAAGCTATTGATGGAGTGTTGATTATTCCACCTATGCAAGAACAAGATTATGAAGCTTTACAGAATCAAGCTCAGCTATTGGTAAACAAAAAAATAGGTTTTGATGTAAGGAAAGCCTTAGCATCTTCTATGTCGGAAGTCATTAAGAAAGAAAAAATAAAAGTACTTGGAATCACCGAAACTCAAGTTAACGACTTAGATAAATCTTTTGAACTTAAAACCACCAATGTTTTAGATAATCATCAGCAGGACGATAGCCTTGCGTTTGGAGTGAAGTCTGGGTTAAGTATGTTATTGATGTACGCTACTTTTATGTTTATTTTGATTTATGGAGTAAGGGTAATGCGTAGCGTTTTGGAAGAAAAAAATAATCGTGTGGTAGAGATTATTATTTCTTCGGTTAAACCGTTTGATTTAATGATGGGTAAAATCTTAGGGGTTACTTTAGTGGCGCTTACTCAGTTTGTTATATGGATAGGAATGGCGGTAACAGCGGCAGTATTTTTTAATCAAAGTTTTAGCCCAATGTCTACTGGAAACACTTTGGAACAAATGGAAAATATACAGGAGGTAGTGGCTCATATATCTCATACTTTGTTGGAACTCAATTATGGGCTTATTATTGGGGTGTTTCTTGTGTTTTTCCTTTTAGGCTATATTTTTTATAGTTCTATTTATGCTGCTATTGGTTCTGCGGTGGATAACGATACCGAAACTCAACAGTTTACTTTATTTGTAACCATTCCTTTGATGTTGGGGCTTTATGGTAGCATTTCTATTATGAATAATCCAGATGGACCTATGGGCTTTTGGCTTTCTATGATTCCGTTAACTTCTCCAGTAGCTATGATTGCAAGGATACCCTTTGGAGTGTCTATTTGGGAGTTGGTATTGTCGGTTGCGTTATTATTTATTACTACATTACTGATGGTCTTTATTGCTGCAAAAATATACCGTGTAGGCATACTAATGCACGGTAATAAAGCAACTCTAAAAGAACTTTGGAAGTGGATTAGACATTCGTAA
- a CDS encoding ABC transporter ATP-binding protein, giving the protein MLRAEHITKTYDAGRKVALSDFSIEVPTGSICGLLGPNGAGKTSFIRIINQITQADSGKVFIDNEILSPHHIKTIGYMPEERGLYKNMTVGDQILYFGELKGMSKNEALTQAKYWFERLNIDQWWKKKLSELSKGMAQKIQFVVTVLHRPKLLILDEPFSGFDPVNANLIKDQIINLKNNGTTIILSTHRMESVEEMCDYVALVNHSKKILDGKVFEVRERFKQNVYEVVLAHSNSELLESFKSEFSPSDWQEKDGLISFNLKYQGEQNQLLSKLMPLGSIRSFNEKIPSMNEVFITAVQN; this is encoded by the coding sequence ATGCTTAGAGCAGAACATATTACAAAAACCTATGATGCAGGCAGAAAAGTAGCTTTGTCTGACTTTAGTATAGAAGTCCCTACGGGAAGCATCTGCGGGCTGTTAGGACCTAACGGAGCAGGTAAGACTTCTTTTATTAGAATTATCAATCAGATTACTCAAGCGGATAGTGGTAAAGTTTTTATAGATAACGAAATTTTAAGCCCTCATCATATCAAGACTATTGGCTATATGCCAGAAGAAAGAGGCCTTTATAAAAATATGACGGTGGGCGACCAAATTCTTTATTTTGGAGAGCTTAAAGGTATGTCTAAAAATGAGGCACTTACTCAAGCTAAATATTGGTTTGAACGCCTAAACATAGACCAATGGTGGAAAAAGAAACTCTCCGAGCTTTCAAAGGGTATGGCACAGAAAATACAGTTTGTGGTAACGGTGTTGCATCGTCCTAAATTACTTATTTTAGATGAGCCTTTCTCTGGGTTTGACCCTGTAAACGCTAATCTCATCAAAGACCAAATCATCAATCTTAAAAATAACGGGACAACCATCATACTTTCTACACATAGAATGGAAAGCGTGGAAGAAATGTGCGATTATGTAGCGTTGGTTAATCATTCAAAAAAAATCTTAGACGGAAAAGTGTTTGAAGTAAGAGAGCGTTTCAAACAAAATGTTTACGAAGTCGTACTCGCTCACTCTAACTCTGAATTGTTGGAAAGCTTTAAGTCGGAATTTTCGCCTTCTGATTGGCAAGAAAAAGATGGACTTATTAGTTTTAATCTAAAATATCAAGGCGAACAAAACCAGCTGTTGTCAAAGCTAATGCCGTTAGGAAGCATTAGAAGTTTTAATGAGAAAATACCTAGTATGAACGAAGTGTTCATTACTGCTGTACAAAACTAA
- the dnaJ gene encoding molecular chaperone DnaJ: MSKRDYYEILGVEKNATADAIKKAYRRQALKYHPDKNPGDKEAEEKFKEAAEAYEVLSDENKRARYDQYGHAGVGGSGGFGGGGFGGGMNMEDIFSQFGDIFGGHFGGFGGGARRQESRGTNLRVRIKLSLEEMMNGTQKTIKIKKMKLATGVTSKTCPTCNGNGVQMKVMNTMFGQMQTQTTCGACNGIGKVADKIPAGANAQGLIKADEEVSINIPAGARDGIQLSVRGKGNDAPFGGTPGDLLVVVEEEEDVNIKREGDNLHQELYISFAEAALGTSKEIPVVGGKVKIKVDAGTQSGKILRLAGKGLPSIDSYGRGDMFVHINVWTPQNLTKEQKEFFEKQLSSGEMKAEPSGKEKTFFDKVRDLFN, translated from the coding sequence ATGTCAAAAAGAGATTACTACGAGATATTAGGGGTAGAAAAAAATGCAACGGCAGACGCTATTAAAAAAGCTTACCGAAGACAAGCACTTAAATATCACCCCGATAAAAATCCAGGAGATAAAGAGGCTGAGGAAAAATTTAAAGAAGCAGCGGAAGCCTACGAAGTTCTTAGCGATGAGAATAAGAGAGCTAGATATGACCAATATGGTCATGCGGGAGTAGGTGGTAGCGGAGGCTTCGGTGGTGGAGGCTTCGGCGGCGGTATGAATATGGAAGATATTTTCAGTCAGTTTGGAGATATCTTTGGAGGTCATTTTGGAGGTTTCGGCGGTGGAGCTAGGAGACAAGAGTCTAGAGGTACTAACCTTAGAGTTCGTATCAAGCTAAGCCTAGAGGAGATGATGAATGGAACACAGAAAACCATCAAAATCAAAAAAATGAAACTTGCCACTGGGGTAACTTCTAAGACTTGCCCTACTTGTAACGGTAATGGTGTCCAAATGAAAGTGATGAACACAATGTTTGGACAAATGCAAACGCAAACCACTTGTGGGGCGTGTAATGGCATCGGTAAGGTAGCAGATAAAATACCAGCGGGAGCAAATGCTCAAGGGCTTATTAAGGCTGATGAAGAAGTGAGTATCAATATCCCTGCTGGAGCTAGAGATGGTATACAACTAAGTGTAAGAGGTAAAGGTAACGACGCTCCTTTCGGCGGAACTCCAGGGGATTTGCTTGTGGTGGTAGAGGAAGAGGAAGATGTAAACATCAAGAGAGAAGGAGATAACCTTCACCAAGAGTTATACATTTCTTTCGCAGAAGCAGCGTTGGGTACTTCTAAAGAAATCCCAGTAGTAGGTGGCAAGGTTAAAATAAAGGTGGATGCAGGTACGCAATCAGGTAAGATTTTACGACTTGCAGGTAAAGGGCTTCCTAGTATAGATAGCTATGGTAGGGGAGATATGTTTGTACACATCAATGTATGGACGCCACAAAACCTTACAAAGGAACAAAAAGAGTTTTTTGAAAAACAGCTGAGCAGTGGCGAAATGAAAGCTGAACCTTCAGGGAAAGAAAAAACATTCTTTGATAAGGTGAGAGATTTGTTTAACTAG
- a CDS encoding nucleotide exchange factor GrpE, translated as MEDNKDLHEEKLNVSEESLNEETQNINIDSEENLTKEPTTEELLAEEKDRYIRLYAEFENYKKRTSKERMEFFQYANQDMMVSMLAILDDFERALKEIAKTGKEEDLKGVELIYQKFKNKLVEKGLKPIEVNVGDNFNVDFHEAITQIPAPTEDLKGKIVDVIESGYMLYDRVIRFTKVVTGQ; from the coding sequence ATGGAAGATAATAAAGATTTGCACGAAGAAAAACTTAATGTTTCTGAAGAAAGCCTAAACGAAGAAACTCAAAATATAAATATTGACAGCGAAGAAAATCTGACAAAAGAACCTACAACGGAAGAACTTTTGGCAGAGGAGAAAGACCGTTACATTCGTCTATATGCTGAGTTTGAAAACTATAAGAAAAGAACTTCTAAAGAGCGAATGGAGTTTTTCCAATATGCTAATCAGGATATGATGGTGAGTATGCTCGCTATTTTAGATGATTTTGAAAGAGCCTTAAAAGAAATAGCAAAAACAGGTAAAGAAGAAGACTTAAAAGGAGTAGAACTTATCTATCAAAAATTCAAAAATAAACTGGTAGAAAAAGGATTAAAGCCTATAGAGGTAAATGTAGGAGACAACTTTAATGTAGATTTCCACGAAGCTATTACCCAAATACCAGCTCCTACCGAAGATTTAAAAGGTAAAATTGTAGATGTAATAGAGTCTGGATATATGCTGTACGATAGAGTCATTAGATTTACTAAAGTAGTTACAGGGCAATAA
- a CDS encoding Nramp family divalent metal transporter, whose amino-acid sequence MKKYFKDRMWKKERSGNSLSESFSSIEVPKDAGFWKKFLAFVGPGLMVAVGYMDPGNWATGIAGGAKFGYTLLSVILISNLFAMLLQHLSLKLGIVAERDLAQACRDSYSRPVNFLLWIFAEIAIAATDLAEVIGAAIALNLLFGLPLTVGIAITVIDVFIILILQAKGFRWLESVVGGLIAIIFFCFLYEIVVSNPEWFPILKGLVPQKEIVFNPSMLYIAIGILGATVMPHNLYLHSSIVQTRNYSRDDKGKREAIKFATLDSNISLLLAFLINAAILIISSAAFHHTGYQDVADITDAHQLLSPILGTSLASIVFAIALLASGQNSTLTGTLAGQIVMEGFLNIKLKPWLRRLITRLIAVIPALIVATIYGEKGTTDLLILSQVILSLQLSFAVVPLVMLTNNKLKMGAFANQGFLKYTAIIISFIIIVLNIYLVYTEIG is encoded by the coding sequence ATGAAAAAATACTTCAAAGATAGAATGTGGAAAAAAGAGCGTTCTGGTAATTCTTTGTCAGAATCGTTTTCTAGTATTGAGGTACCTAAAGATGCAGGTTTTTGGAAGAAATTTTTAGCATTTGTAGGTCCAGGGCTTATGGTAGCGGTAGGCTATATGGATCCAGGTAACTGGGCAACAGGCATTGCAGGCGGTGCTAAGTTTGGATATACTTTACTATCAGTAATTCTTATATCTAATCTTTTTGCGATGTTATTACAGCATTTGTCTTTAAAGTTAGGTATTGTTGCCGAAAGAGATTTGGCTCAAGCTTGTAGAGATAGTTATTCTCGACCTGTTAATTTTCTACTTTGGATTTTTGCTGAAATAGCCATTGCGGCTACAGATCTTGCGGAAGTGATAGGTGCAGCCATAGCTCTTAATCTTTTGTTTGGGTTACCACTTACTGTTGGGATAGCTATTACTGTGATAGATGTTTTTATTATTTTGATACTTCAAGCTAAAGGTTTTAGATGGTTAGAAAGTGTTGTGGGTGGTTTGATAGCAATTATCTTCTTTTGTTTTCTATACGAAATAGTGGTAAGTAATCCTGAGTGGTTTCCTATATTGAAGGGTTTAGTTCCGCAGAAAGAAATTGTATTTAATCCAAGTATGCTCTATATAGCAATAGGTATTTTAGGAGCTACTGTAATGCCTCATAACTTGTACTTGCATAGCAGTATTGTACAGACTAGAAACTATTCTAGAGATGATAAGGGGAAGAGGGAAGCTATTAAATTCGCTACTTTGGATAGTAATATTTCTTTGTTGTTAGCATTTTTAATCAATGCGGCTATACTTATTATTTCATCGGCGGCATTTCATCACACAGGCTATCAAGATGTTGCTGACATTACAGACGCTCATCAACTTTTGTCTCCAATTTTAGGAACGAGCCTCGCTAGTATTGTGTTTGCTATAGCTTTGTTGGCTTCTGGGCAAAACTCAACCCTTACAGGCACTTTGGCTGGGCAGATTGTAATGGAGGGTTTTCTCAATATTAAATTAAAACCTTGGTTAAGACGATTGATTACAAGATTGATAGCTGTAATACCAGCGTTGATAGTCGCTACTATCTATGGTGAAAAAGGAACTACTGACCTTTTAATATTAAGTCAAGTTATACTTTCCTTACAGTTGAGTTTTGCAGTAGTACCGCTGGTAATGCTAACTAATAATAAACTTAAGATGGGAGCATTTGCTAATCAAGGTTTTTTGAAATACACCGCTATCATCATTAGTTTTATCATTATTGTACTGAATATTTATTTGGTTTATACCGAAATAGGTTAG
- a CDS encoding OmpP1/FadL family transporter: MNKKIFSILGLSVGALFYSQDVSVIRNTVDVYSDTQPNGSAKYMGMAGAMGAMGGDASSINVNPAGIAVNIVGEFSGTLNALGNKNTSTLANKSYDEVYKKTNLGHLGGVVVMQTSNNSKWKFISLGFNYSAKDVDSYIRTPENHTINEAIDYTDSNGNSQTDLLLYDGHAYNRVGHTSKLSFAFGGNYDHKWYVGGGVHFHSANIEQGDFFRMQSQTAGTKGLYQKQDTPFQESSGGVAISAGVIGKIDKNFRVGLALESPTWWNIERAYNYYGFDNNGVMGTALGNENRRLSTPMKATLSGAYIANKNFAVNVDYTLGVTKPQYNVQGDAEKQLNEFFNKVYSNTSELRLGAEYRLDNWRFRGGYAYQSNPFSTSSLSVIDPTSNLYSDRTFSNLYLSNRQTLGLGLGYNFKSFYVDAAYQNASSKFANPFYAGDYASPVENSVFNEGDGVTQKRSIVSDVKTVRNNFVFTVGWRF; encoded by the coding sequence AATACGGTAGATGTTTATTCTGATACACAACCTAATGGTTCTGCAAAATACATGGGTATGGCAGGAGCAATGGGAGCAATGGGAGGAGATGCTTCTTCTATAAATGTTAACCCTGCAGGTATAGCTGTTAATATTGTGGGTGAATTTTCTGGAACGCTTAATGCTTTGGGAAATAAAAATACCTCAACTCTAGCAAATAAATCTTATGATGAAGTTTATAAGAAAACTAATTTAGGACATTTAGGAGGGGTTGTTGTAATGCAAACTAGCAATAATTCTAAATGGAAGTTTATTAGCCTAGGGTTTAATTATAGTGCTAAGGATGTTGATAGTTATATCAGAACTCCTGAAAATCACACTATAAATGAAGCTATAGATTATACAGATAGTAATGGTAATTCGCAAACGGATTTACTACTTTACGATGGGCATGCTTATAATAGAGTAGGGCATACTTCAAAATTATCCTTCGCATTTGGTGGTAATTACGACCATAAGTGGTATGTAGGTGGTGGAGTGCACTTCCATTCAGCAAATATAGAGCAAGGAGATTTTTTTAGAATGCAGTCTCAAACGGCAGGTACTAAGGGGCTATACCAAAAACAAGATACTCCTTTTCAAGAATCTTCCGGAGGGGTAGCAATTTCAGCAGGGGTTATAGGTAAAATAGATAAAAACTTTCGTGTAGGTTTAGCACTAGAGTCTCCTACTTGGTGGAATATAGAGAGGGCTTATAACTATTATGGATTTGATAATAATGGAGTTATGGGAACGGCGTTGGGAAATGAGAATAGAAGGTTGAGTACTCCAATGAAAGCTACTCTGAGTGGTGCTTATATAGCTAACAAGAATTTTGCAGTAAATGTGGATTATACTTTAGGTGTTACAAAACCCCAGTATAATGTACAGGGAGATGCAGAGAAGCAATTAAATGAGTTTTTTAACAAAGTGTATTCTAATACTTCTGAGTTAAGATTGGGTGCAGAATACAGGTTAGATAACTGGAGATTTAGAGGAGGTTATGCATATCAATCTAATCCTTTCTCTACTTCGTCTTTAAGTGTTATTGATCCAACAAGTAATTTATATTCTGATAGAACATTTAGTAATTTATATCTTTCAAATAGACAGACTTTAGGTCTGGGACTAGGGTATAATTTTAAATCTTTCTATGTAGATGCGGCCTATCAGAATGCAAGTTCTAAGTTTGCTAATCCATTTTATGCGGGAGATTACGCTTCTCCAGTGGAGAATAGTGTGTTTAACGAAGGAGATGGTGTAACACAGAAGAGAAGTATTGTTTCTGATGTTAAAACAGTAAGAAATAACTTTGTGTTTACTGTCGGTTGGAGATTTTAA